From a region of the Corallococcus coralloides DSM 2259 genome:
- a CDS encoding TetR/AcrR family transcriptional regulator — translation MSPKSASKKAAVPVRRTQAERRESTRRKLLDATIEALVEQGYARLTTVEVAKRAGVSQGALFTHFETKEELLAVAVEHLFPRLIQDFLAGVGARPSGKDRVGAAVDMLWTAYQRPELQAAIELYVAARTSPELQKALAAVDGPHRQNMHRVARELFPDVAATHPDFDDVVELALDAVQGAAVGGAARPEDPAHRRMLDTLARFMRVAFAPKD, via the coding sequence ATGTCCCCGAAGTCCGCCTCCAAGAAGGCCGCGGTCCCGGTGCGCCGCACCCAGGCGGAGCGCCGCGAGTCGACGCGCCGCAAGCTGCTGGACGCCACCATCGAGGCGCTGGTGGAGCAGGGCTACGCGCGGCTGACGACGGTGGAGGTGGCGAAGCGGGCGGGGGTGTCGCAGGGGGCGCTCTTCACGCACTTCGAAACGAAGGAGGAGCTGCTCGCGGTGGCGGTGGAGCACCTCTTCCCCCGCCTCATCCAGGACTTCCTCGCGGGCGTGGGCGCGCGTCCGTCCGGGAAGGACCGGGTGGGGGCGGCGGTGGACATGCTGTGGACCGCCTACCAGCGGCCGGAGCTCCAGGCCGCCATCGAGCTGTACGTCGCGGCGCGCACCAGCCCGGAGCTGCAGAAGGCGCTGGCGGCGGTGGACGGGCCGCACCGCCAGAACATGCACCGCGTGGCGCGGGAGCTGTTCCCGGACGTGGCCGCCACGCACCCGGACTTCGACGACGTGGTGGAGCTGGCGCTGGACGCGGTGCAGGGCGCGGCGGTGGGCGGCGCGGCCCGCCCGGAAGACCCGGCGCACCGCCGCATGCTGGACACGCTGGCGCGCTTCATGCGCGTCGCGTTCGCACCCAAGGATTGA
- a CDS encoding sterol desaturase family protein, giving the protein MDMSHIPDLITPAIPVFVITVIAEALWVKKLRQERGESIKGHTWKDTLASLSMGLGNVAVSVFWKGVAFAGYAALYHLTPLRMGHGLVAWVLLFFLEDLCYYAFHRVHHESRFFWASHVVHHSSQHYNLSTALRQTWTPMTGWVFWAPLALLGFSPELIVTQQAVSLLYQYWIHTEAIDRLPRPVEWLFNTPSHHRAHHASNAAYIDVNYAGILIIWDRLFGTFVPETERPIYGLTKNLTTHNPVRIAFHEFAAIARDAARPGPLSQRLGYIFRNPAWKPKEASQPAETPPVEAAPSAP; this is encoded by the coding sequence ATGGACATGTCGCACATCCCCGACCTCATCACCCCGGCCATCCCGGTGTTCGTCATCACCGTCATCGCCGAGGCCCTCTGGGTGAAGAAGCTCCGGCAGGAGCGCGGCGAGAGCATCAAGGGCCACACGTGGAAGGACACGCTGGCCAGCCTCTCCATGGGCCTGGGCAACGTGGCGGTGAGCGTGTTCTGGAAGGGCGTGGCGTTCGCGGGCTACGCGGCGCTCTACCACCTGACGCCCTTGCGCATGGGCCACGGGCTGGTGGCGTGGGTGCTGCTCTTCTTCCTGGAGGACCTCTGCTACTACGCCTTCCACCGCGTCCACCATGAGAGCCGCTTCTTCTGGGCGTCGCACGTGGTGCACCACTCCAGCCAGCACTACAACCTGTCCACGGCGCTGCGGCAGACGTGGACGCCGATGACGGGCTGGGTGTTCTGGGCGCCGCTGGCGCTCCTGGGCTTCTCCCCGGAGCTGATCGTCACGCAGCAGGCGGTGAGCCTGCTGTACCAGTACTGGATCCACACGGAGGCCATCGACCGGCTGCCGCGCCCCGTGGAGTGGCTGTTCAACACGCCGTCGCACCACCGCGCGCACCACGCGTCCAACGCGGCCTACATCGACGTGAACTACGCGGGCATCCTCATCATCTGGGACCGCCTCTTCGGCACCTTCGTCCCGGAGACCGAGCGCCCCATCTACGGGTTGACGAAGAACCTCACCACGCACAACCCGGTGCGCATCGCGTTCCACGAGTTCGCCGCCATCGCGAGGGACGCGGCCCGCCCGGGGCCACTGAGCCAGCGGCTGGGCTACATCTTCCGCAACCCGGCCTGGAAGCCCAAGGAGGCGTCGCAGCCGGCGGAGACGCCTCCGGTGGAGGCCGCACCCTCGGCGCCGTAG
- a CDS encoding glucose-6-phosphate isomerase — translation MTERELWERYQRHLCVVPSVGLTLDISRMNFGADFLDGMRSRMDAAFQAMDALEKGAIANPDEKRRVGHYWLRAPELAPEAELKTAITDMQAQVAAFAKDVHAGKVKPVKAQKFTQVLIVGIGGSALGPQLVADALGSGRDAMQVHFLDNTDPDGMDRVLNGLGERLAETLTVVISKSGGTKETRNGMLEAEAAYKQRGLDFGAHAVAVTGDGSELDDYAKGHKWLRTFPMWDWVGGRTSVMSAVGLLPAWLQGLDVDGFLAGAKAMDAATRGHDVAANPAALLALMWFHAGGGKGQKDMVILPYKDRLMLMSKYLQQLVMESLGKELSLDGKVVNQGIAVYGNKGSTDQHAYVQQLREGVNNFFVTFVEVLKDRDGKSLAVEGENTSGDYLLGFLLGTRRALFEKGRESMTLTVPDVSARTVGALIALYERAVGLYASLVNINAYHQPGVEAGKKAAGRVLELQGKLLSKLKSAKAEARSADQLAQDIGAAEEVETVFKLLEHLSANGDHGVKRSGGARPAEARFQSV, via the coding sequence ATGACGGAGCGCGAGTTGTGGGAGCGGTACCAGCGGCACCTGTGCGTCGTCCCTTCCGTGGGGCTCACGCTGGACATCTCCCGCATGAACTTCGGCGCGGACTTCCTGGACGGGATGCGCTCGCGCATGGACGCGGCGTTCCAGGCCATGGACGCGCTGGAGAAGGGCGCCATCGCCAATCCGGATGAGAAGCGCCGCGTGGGCCACTACTGGCTGCGCGCCCCGGAGCTGGCGCCGGAGGCGGAGCTGAAGACGGCCATCACGGACATGCAGGCCCAGGTGGCCGCGTTCGCGAAGGACGTGCACGCGGGCAAGGTGAAGCCCGTGAAGGCGCAGAAGTTCACGCAGGTGCTGATTGTCGGCATTGGCGGCTCCGCGCTGGGGCCGCAGCTGGTGGCGGACGCGCTGGGCAGCGGCCGGGACGCCATGCAGGTGCACTTCCTGGACAACACGGACCCGGACGGGATGGACCGGGTGCTCAACGGCCTGGGCGAGCGGCTGGCGGAGACGCTCACCGTGGTCATCAGCAAGTCCGGCGGCACCAAGGAGACGCGCAACGGCATGCTGGAGGCGGAGGCCGCCTACAAGCAGCGCGGCCTGGACTTCGGCGCGCACGCGGTCGCGGTGACGGGCGACGGCAGCGAATTGGATGACTACGCCAAGGGCCACAAGTGGCTGCGCACCTTCCCCATGTGGGACTGGGTTGGCGGGCGCACGTCGGTGATGTCGGCGGTGGGGCTGCTGCCGGCCTGGTTGCAGGGGCTGGACGTGGACGGCTTCCTCGCGGGCGCGAAGGCCATGGACGCGGCGACGCGCGGGCATGACGTGGCGGCGAACCCGGCGGCGCTGCTCGCGCTGATGTGGTTCCACGCGGGCGGCGGCAAGGGCCAGAAGGACATGGTCATCCTGCCGTACAAGGACCGGCTGATGCTGATGTCCAAGTACCTCCAGCAGCTGGTGATGGAGTCGCTGGGCAAGGAGCTGTCGCTGGACGGCAAGGTGGTGAACCAGGGCATCGCCGTCTACGGCAACAAGGGCTCCACGGATCAGCACGCCTACGTGCAGCAGCTGCGCGAGGGCGTGAACAACTTCTTCGTCACCTTCGTGGAGGTGCTGAAGGACCGGGACGGCAAGTCCCTGGCGGTGGAGGGTGAGAACACCAGCGGCGACTACCTGCTGGGGTTCCTCCTGGGCACGCGCCGGGCGCTGTTCGAGAAGGGCCGCGAGTCGATGACGCTCACCGTGCCGGACGTGAGCGCGCGCACGGTGGGAGCGCTGATTGCGTTGTACGAGCGCGCGGTGGGCCTCTATGCGAGCCTGGTGAACATCAATGCCTATCACCAGCCGGGCGTGGAGGCGGGCAAGAAGGCCGCGGGGCGCGTGCTGGAGCTGCAGGGCAAGCTGCTCTCGAAGCTGAAGTCAGCGAAGGCGGAGGCGCGGTCGGCGGATCAGCTGGCGCAGGACATTGGCGCGGCGGAGGAAGTGGAGACGGTGTTCAAGCTGCTGGAGCACCTGTCCGCGAACGGCGACCACGGCGTGAAGCGCTCGGGCGGCGCGCGTCCGGCGGAGGCCCGCTTCCAGTCCGTGTGA
- a CDS encoding class I SAM-dependent methyltransferase — protein sequence MKPSSAFLLAPPLPARETEDPWHGTVQGCVRSRDDVTLAALPRARYRSALEIGGAIGLLTEKLQARCDALLSLETSDSAQARAIHRCRHLSHVRFQQMSVPERYPEQTFDLTLVSGRGAWWSLPELALAQSRILEHLEPGGHLVLVHWTGQTRDMRCSGHEVHDAFRQLAPKRLRHLRGEMEGTWRLDVFERL from the coding sequence ATGAAACCGTCCTCCGCCTTCCTGCTGGCCCCTCCCCTCCCCGCGCGTGAAACCGAAGACCCGTGGCACGGCACCGTGCAGGGCTGCGTGCGCAGCCGCGACGACGTCACCCTGGCCGCGCTCCCCCGCGCCCGCTACCGCTCCGCCCTGGAGATTGGCGGCGCCATCGGCCTGCTCACGGAGAAGCTCCAGGCGAGATGTGACGCCCTGCTCTCCCTGGAGACCTCCGACTCCGCCCAGGCCCGCGCCATCCACCGCTGCCGCCACCTGTCCCACGTGCGCTTCCAGCAGATGAGCGTGCCGGAGCGCTACCCCGAGCAGACCTTCGACCTCACCCTGGTATCCGGACGCGGCGCCTGGTGGAGCCTCCCGGAGCTGGCGCTCGCGCAGTCGCGCATCCTCGAACACCTGGAGCCCGGCGGGCACCTGGTCCTCGTGCACTGGACTGGCCAGACGCGCGACATGCGCTGCAGCGGCCACGAGGTCCATGACGCCTTCCGCCAGCTCGCCCCCAAGCGCCTGCGCCACCTGCGCGGCGAGATGGAGGGCACCTGGCGCCTGGACGTCTTCGAACGGCTTTGA
- a CDS encoding SDR family NAD(P)-dependent oxidoreductase, translating to MELGITGKSALVTGSSKGIGRAIAMVLSREGARVCVCARHPEALDVLAKELRSEGAQVATVVTDVATQEGAYLAVDSAVRAFGSIDILVNNVGGSGGAGAFDAASTQQWNDVIQRNLMSAVWCSQRAVPLMRQLGGGSIVHISSIFGREYATSAPYSAAKAGLIALTKEMAVDLASHRIRVNAVAPGSIFFPGGSWDRRNQHDPEAVAKMVREQIPWGRFGTPEEVADVVAFLCSERAKWVTGATLPVDGGQGRAY from the coding sequence ATGGAACTCGGAATCACGGGGAAGTCGGCGCTCGTCACCGGCAGTAGCAAGGGCATCGGGCGGGCCATCGCCATGGTCCTGTCGCGCGAGGGCGCCCGGGTGTGCGTGTGCGCGCGCCACCCGGAAGCGCTGGATGTCCTGGCGAAGGAGCTGCGCTCCGAGGGCGCCCAGGTGGCCACGGTGGTCACGGACGTGGCCACGCAGGAGGGCGCGTACCTGGCGGTGGACTCCGCGGTGCGCGCCTTCGGTAGCATCGACATCCTGGTGAACAACGTGGGCGGCAGCGGCGGCGCGGGCGCCTTCGACGCGGCCAGCACCCAGCAGTGGAACGACGTCATCCAGCGCAACCTGATGTCCGCCGTGTGGTGCAGCCAGCGCGCGGTGCCGCTGATGCGCCAGCTTGGCGGCGGCAGCATCGTGCACATCAGCTCCATCTTCGGCCGCGAGTACGCCACCAGCGCGCCCTACAGCGCGGCCAAGGCGGGCCTCATCGCGCTCACCAAGGAGATGGCCGTGGACCTGGCGTCCCACCGCATCCGCGTCAACGCCGTGGCCCCGGGCTCCATCTTCTTCCCCGGCGGCAGCTGGGACCGGCGCAATCAGCACGACCCGGAGGCGGTGGCGAAGATGGTGCGCGAGCAGATTCCCTGGGGCCGCTTCGGCACGCCCGAGGAGGTGGCGGACGTGGTCGCCTTCCTCTGCTCCGAGCGGGCGAAGTGGGTGACGGGCGCCACCCTCCCCGTGGACGGCGGACAGGGCCGTGCCTACTGA
- a CDS encoding cytochrome d ubiquinol oxidase subunit II, which yields MPIETTLLGFAVAGTFVLYALLGGADFGGGVWDLLARGPRKAEQRALIAHAIGPVWEVNHVWLIVGLVLLFSGFPRAFAALSVALHVPLTLLVLGIVFRGTAFTFRAYDTRGDAVERRWGVVFSVASVVAPLLLGMSVGAVASDAIRMQGHAVVSGFFASWLSPFALSVGVLTLGLFAFLAAVYLTHEARTPELAEDFRRRALVTGGLLFPLALAALLLSREGAPRVWTGLLQTPFALALHVGTAVAAVAAFALLWTRRFRAARVAAATQGGLIVLGWAVSQAPYLVYPHLTLQSAAAQPGVQRLLLVALGVGLVTVVPSLVLLFRVFGPRGQVPQAPEVPRT from the coding sequence ATGCCCATTGAGACGACGCTGCTGGGGTTCGCGGTGGCGGGCACGTTCGTGCTGTACGCGCTCCTGGGCGGGGCGGACTTCGGCGGCGGGGTGTGGGACCTCTTGGCGCGCGGGCCTCGCAAGGCGGAGCAGCGCGCGCTCATCGCCCACGCCATTGGCCCGGTGTGGGAGGTGAACCACGTCTGGCTCATCGTGGGGCTGGTGCTGCTCTTCAGCGGCTTTCCTCGCGCCTTCGCGGCGCTGAGCGTGGCGCTGCACGTGCCCCTGACGCTGCTGGTGCTGGGCATCGTGTTCCGGGGCACGGCGTTCACCTTCCGCGCCTACGACACGCGCGGGGACGCGGTGGAGCGCCGCTGGGGCGTGGTGTTCAGCGTGGCGAGCGTGGTGGCGCCGCTGCTGTTGGGCATGAGCGTGGGCGCGGTGGCCAGCGACGCCATCCGCATGCAGGGGCACGCGGTGGTGAGCGGCTTCTTCGCGTCGTGGCTGTCGCCCTTCGCGCTGTCCGTGGGCGTGCTGACGCTGGGCCTGTTCGCGTTCCTGGCGGCCGTGTACCTCACGCACGAAGCGCGGACGCCGGAGCTGGCGGAGGACTTCCGGCGCCGGGCGCTGGTGACGGGCGGGCTCCTGTTCCCGCTGGCCCTGGCCGCCCTGCTGCTGTCGCGCGAGGGCGCTCCCCGGGTGTGGACGGGCTTGCTCCAGACGCCGTTCGCGCTGGCGCTGCACGTGGGGACCGCGGTGGCGGCGGTGGCGGCGTTCGCGCTCCTGTGGACGCGGCGCTTCCGGGCCGCTCGGGTGGCGGCGGCCACGCAGGGCGGGCTCATCGTGCTGGGGTGGGCGGTGTCGCAGGCGCCGTACCTCGTCTACCCGCACCTGACGCTCCAGAGCGCCGCGGCGCAGCCGGGGGTGCAGCGGCTGCTCCTGGTGGCGCTCGGGGTGGGCCTGGTGACGGTGGTGCCGTCGCTGGTGCTGCTGTTCCGCGTCTTCGGGCCCCGGGGCCAGGTGCCCCAGGCTCCGGAGGTGCCTAGGACTTGA
- a CDS encoding cytochrome ubiquinol oxidase subunit I — MTDLLYARAQMGLSLAFHIVFAAAGVALPVLMVLSDLKHRRTGDADYRKLSEKLAKGTAILFAVGAVSGTVLSFELGLLWPEFMGRYGEVIGLPFSLEGVAFFTEAIFLGIYLYGRERVSPGLHLFSGVMVAVSGAASAFFVTLVNTFMNNPSGFTPTPTGPTDVQPLVAMFSPGWQYQTAHVLLSCYQASAFAMAGIHAFILLKHPGAGFHKKALSIALPLACVTALAQPLVGDLSAKHVAREQPVKLAAMEAHFDTEAGAPLRVGGWPDVETRTVSGSIDLPKGLSILAFADPDAEVKGLNAFPRDVWPPVAKVHMAFQVMVGTGSLMALLALATLWRRWRGREWPHGKGMMRAWLWSGPLGLVALEAGWLVTEWGRQPWIVRDVMRTGEAVTPVPHLAAPFFTFTAVYLFLGVTVLFVLWRQVAGTLPGSKTPGAPADGEVAHAH; from the coding sequence ATGACGGACCTGCTCTATGCGCGCGCGCAGATGGGGCTCTCGCTCGCGTTCCACATCGTGTTCGCGGCGGCCGGCGTGGCGTTGCCGGTGTTGATGGTGTTGAGCGACCTGAAGCACCGGCGCACGGGGGACGCGGACTACCGGAAGCTCAGCGAGAAGCTGGCCAAGGGCACCGCCATCCTGTTCGCGGTGGGCGCGGTGAGCGGGACGGTGCTCTCGTTCGAGCTGGGCCTGCTGTGGCCGGAGTTCATGGGCCGCTACGGTGAAGTGATTGGCCTGCCCTTCAGTCTGGAGGGCGTGGCCTTCTTCACCGAGGCCATCTTCCTGGGCATCTACCTGTACGGCCGCGAGCGCGTGTCGCCGGGCCTGCACCTGTTCAGCGGCGTGATGGTGGCGGTGAGCGGCGCGGCGAGCGCGTTCTTCGTCACGCTGGTGAACACGTTCATGAACAACCCGTCCGGCTTCACGCCCACGCCGACGGGGCCCACGGACGTGCAGCCGCTGGTGGCCATGTTCAGCCCCGGCTGGCAGTACCAGACGGCGCACGTGCTCTTGTCCTGCTATCAGGCCAGCGCGTTCGCGATGGCGGGCATCCACGCCTTCATCCTGCTGAAGCACCCGGGCGCCGGGTTCCACAAGAAGGCGCTGTCCATCGCGCTGCCGCTCGCGTGTGTCACCGCGCTCGCGCAGCCGCTGGTGGGGGACCTGTCCGCGAAGCACGTGGCGCGCGAGCAGCCGGTGAAGCTGGCCGCGATGGAGGCGCACTTCGACACGGAGGCGGGCGCCCCCCTGCGGGTGGGCGGATGGCCGGACGTGGAGACGCGCACGGTGTCGGGCTCCATCGACCTGCCGAAGGGGCTCTCCATCCTGGCGTTCGCGGACCCCGACGCGGAGGTGAAGGGGCTGAACGCGTTCCCCCGCGACGTCTGGCCGCCGGTGGCCAAGGTCCACATGGCCTTCCAGGTGATGGTGGGCACGGGCAGCCTGATGGCGCTGCTCGCGCTGGCCACGCTGTGGCGCAGGTGGCGGGGCCGCGAGTGGCCGCACGGCAAGGGGATGATGCGCGCGTGGCTGTGGTCGGGGCCGCTGGGGCTGGTGGCGCTGGAGGCGGGGTGGCTCGTCACGGAGTGGGGCCGGCAGCCCTGGATTGTCCGCGACGTGATGCGCACGGGCGAGGCGGTGACGCCGGTGCCGCACCTGGCCGCGCCGTTCTTCACCTTCACGGCGGTGTACCTGTTCCTCGGGGTGACGGTGCTCTTCGTGCTCTGGCGGCAGGTGGCGGGCACGCTGCCCGGGTCCAAGACGCCCGGCGCGCCCGCGGATGGCGAGGTGGCCCATGCCCATTGA
- a CDS encoding phage holin family protein yields MDLESERLERSQLETLSTPELIRHALSETRLLVKAEVMHAKKELKQELQAAKLAGIFLGAGAVLALTSLAVLFVALGLALPLGDAVGVLIVGAVLLAVAGLLLFLGTKRIPKKPLVHTQERLKTDFQMTRETLQ; encoded by the coding sequence GTGGACCTCGAATCAGAACGCCTGGAGCGCAGCCAGCTGGAGACGCTCTCCACCCCCGAACTCATCCGGCATGCGCTGTCGGAGACCCGCCTGTTGGTGAAGGCGGAGGTGATGCACGCCAAGAAGGAGCTGAAGCAGGAGCTGCAGGCGGCCAAGCTGGCGGGCATCTTCCTGGGCGCCGGAGCCGTGCTGGCCCTCACGTCGCTGGCCGTGCTCTTCGTCGCGCTGGGCCTGGCGCTGCCCCTGGGAGACGCCGTGGGCGTGCTCATCGTGGGCGCGGTGCTGCTGGCCGTGGCCGGCCTCCTCCTGTTCCTGGGCACCAAGCGGATTCCCAAGAAGCCGCTGGTCCATACCCAGGAACGCTTGAAGACGGACTTCCAGATGACCCGGGAGACGCTGCAATGA